A stretch of the Mesorhizobium sp. Pch-S genome encodes the following:
- a CDS encoding ABC transporter substrate-binding protein has protein sequence MIPVKFSRAIAVALLTATTALASHTIAQAQELVLGVIGNSKDQVQPYTPTSSASAGSLYNQLYDGLTAYDSKGAVVMELAESMTPNATLDVWTVKLRPNVKRHDGKPFTADDVIASIKHMMDPANNFVVSSQIDFVDPAKIRKVDDLTMEFTLKRPFGLFANAFADEDFRIRAISDDGSVTGTGPFKLDSFTPGQEARLSRFDDYWGEKPGFDKLRIIGFRDQQAVTNALRGGQIDVAYSVPYTDVPALTKDPKLKTVVSGTTTYPIISVRVDTAPFNDPKVLEALKLLVDRQQIVDNAFGGFGKIANDYLGNNTACPVPSEPQRVQDIAKAKQLLAEAGKSNLKLELVTDGAFAGMMEMAQLYAQQAAQAGIAIKVRRLDPATFLNRWREWPFLISLTSGPYETAALAALLPGQGENATHFDDAEYNDLAKKLQSTGDLVEQCKLVTQLQAIEYKRSGDIVAAYPENITVYRDTVSGLKPDLYGRTAILFGGVTVKK, from the coding sequence ATGATTCCGGTGAAATTCAGTCGCGCTATCGCGGTCGCTCTGCTGACCGCCACGACAGCCCTGGCGTCCCATACAATTGCGCAGGCGCAGGAGCTCGTGCTCGGCGTCATCGGCAACAGCAAGGATCAGGTGCAGCCCTATACGCCGACGAGCTCTGCGTCCGCAGGCTCCTTGTACAACCAGCTTTATGACGGCCTGACGGCCTACGATTCCAAGGGCGCGGTGGTCATGGAACTCGCCGAGTCCATGACACCGAACGCAACCCTCGATGTCTGGACCGTCAAGCTTCGCCCCAACGTCAAGCGTCATGACGGCAAGCCGTTCACCGCAGACGACGTCATCGCCAGCATCAAGCACATGATGGACCCGGCGAACAATTTCGTCGTCTCCAGCCAGATCGACTTTGTCGACCCGGCAAAAATCCGCAAGGTCGACGACCTGACGATGGAATTCACCCTCAAGCGTCCGTTCGGCCTGTTCGCCAATGCTTTCGCCGACGAGGATTTTAGAATCCGTGCCATTTCGGATGACGGCTCCGTGACCGGAACCGGGCCCTTCAAGCTCGATTCCTTCACACCTGGCCAGGAAGCACGGCTGAGCCGCTTCGACGATTATTGGGGCGAGAAGCCTGGCTTCGACAAGCTGCGCATCATCGGTTTCCGGGATCAGCAGGCGGTGACCAACGCATTGCGCGGCGGCCAGATCGACGTCGCCTATTCGGTGCCTTACACCGACGTTCCGGCACTGACCAAGGACCCGAAGCTGAAGACCGTGGTCAGCGGCACGACCACCTATCCGATCATCTCCGTGCGCGTCGACACGGCACCTTTCAATGACCCGAAGGTCCTGGAAGCGCTCAAGCTGCTGGTCGACCGCCAACAGATCGTCGACAATGCCTTCGGCGGCTTTGGCAAGATCGCCAACGACTATCTTGGCAACAACACGGCTTGCCCGGTGCCGTCCGAGCCGCAGCGCGTGCAGGACATTGCCAAGGCAAAGCAGCTTCTGGCCGAGGCCGGCAAAAGCAACCTCAAGCTCGAACTCGTGACCGACGGGGCCTTCGCCGGCATGATGGAGATGGCGCAGCTTTATGCGCAGCAGGCTGCGCAGGCGGGGATCGCCATCAAGGTGCGCCGACTCGATCCGGCTACTTTCCTCAATCGCTGGCGTGAATGGCCATTCCTGATCAGCCTGACCAGCGGACCGTACGAGACAGCAGCACTGGCAGCGCTTCTGCCGGGGCAGGGCGAGAATGCCACGCATTTCGATGACGCCGAATACAATGATCTCGCCAAGAAGCTGCAGAGCACTGGCGATCTGGTCGAACAATGCAAGCTGGTCACGCAGCTGCAGGCGATCGAATACAAGCGCAGCGGTGACATCGTTGCTGCCTATCCCGAAAACATCACCGTCTATCGGGACACGGTCAGCGGGCTGAAGCCTGATCTCTACGGCCGTACCGCCATCCTGTTTGGTGGTGTCACCGTCAAGAAGTGA
- a CDS encoding ABC transporter permease: MTVDSQTDNATIGVFTRLQPLLARLLQGVLTLLAVSLLIFLAARALPGDVANMILGQSATQEQLDQLRVQLGLDQPLWWQYLIWLGGILRGDWGMSLSNGQPVADLLALGVRNSATLSGVALAVMLPLSLLVGVIAAQFRDGVVDKVFLGMSMVANAVPDFVTGTVLVALFATTVLHVLPAVSFIPPGDSPFSYPDALVLPATTVIIPGVMYLARLVRVAVIDVMATEYIQTAELKGLSPSRILFRHALPNAVAPIIPAASLVAAFTVGGVVVVEYLFAYPGVGSALVDAVTNRDLPVIQANVLVIASAYFIFNLIADSLAQRDEAAGQKQSKA; encoded by the coding sequence ATGACAGTCGATAGCCAGACCGACAATGCAACGATCGGGGTTTTCACCCGGCTGCAGCCTTTGCTTGCACGGTTGCTGCAAGGGGTGCTGACGCTGCTTGCGGTGTCGTTGCTGATCTTCCTCGCGGCACGCGCCTTGCCGGGGGATGTCGCCAACATGATCCTCGGCCAGAGCGCGACGCAGGAACAGCTGGACCAGCTGCGTGTCCAGCTCGGGCTAGACCAGCCGCTGTGGTGGCAATACCTCATCTGGCTGGGCGGCATCCTGCGGGGCGACTGGGGAATGTCCCTCTCCAACGGACAGCCGGTGGCGGACCTGCTCGCGCTCGGGGTTCGCAATTCCGCGACCCTGAGCGGGGTGGCGCTCGCCGTCATGCTGCCCTTGTCGCTGCTGGTCGGGGTGATCGCCGCGCAGTTCCGCGACGGCGTCGTCGACAAGGTCTTTCTCGGCATGTCGATGGTGGCCAATGCCGTTCCCGACTTTGTCACAGGGACGGTGCTGGTCGCGCTTTTTGCGACAACGGTGCTGCACGTGCTGCCGGCGGTTTCATTCATCCCACCGGGAGACTCGCCGTTCTCCTACCCCGACGCGCTGGTGCTGCCGGCGACAACGGTGATCATTCCCGGCGTCATGTATCTCGCCCGTTTGGTGAGGGTCGCAGTCATCGATGTGATGGCGACCGAGTATATCCAGACCGCCGAGCTCAAGGGCCTGTCGCCGAGCCGGATCCTGTTCCGGCATGCGTTGCCGAACGCGGTAGCGCCGATCATTCCGGCGGCCAGCCTCGTCGCGGCCTTCACGGTCGGCGGTGTTGTCGTGGTGGAGTATCTGTTCGCCTATCCCGGCGTCGGCAGCGCCCTGGTCGACGCCGTCACCAACCGCGACCTGCCGGTGATCCAGGCTAATGTGCTGGTGATCGCCTCGGCGTACTTCATCTTCAATCTCATCGCCGACTCGCTCGCCCAGCGGGATGAGGCGGCTGGCCAGAAGCAGTCCAAGGCGTGA
- a CDS encoding ABC transporter permease has product MTAHQAVRRRPASGWWRLWASAQVRWGVILLAAMTTLVVIGPFVAPYDPAAPVGKPYDVPSAVAWLGTDNLGRDVLSRVLSGGVYLAWMAPVSALLSVVIGAAVALVTAYYRGWTDLVLMRSLDVLLAFPGILLTLLCVSVFGPQPILLVGLVVLTLMPGVARVIRGAAIPLLDREYVLWAKAVGTPGPVIILRELLPNVSSPLLVELGLRLSWSVGILSSMSFIGYGIQPPAADWGLMVSENGTGLGTQPFAVLAPILMIILYTIGGGLIAEGAARVMARTEGAS; this is encoded by the coding sequence ATGACTGCGCACCAGGCCGTGCGCCGGCGCCCAGCCAGTGGCTGGTGGCGGCTTTGGGCATCCGCCCAGGTTCGTTGGGGGGTGATCCTGCTGGCCGCGATGACCACGCTGGTCGTGATCGGCCCTTTCGTCGCGCCCTACGATCCCGCCGCGCCCGTGGGTAAACCCTATGACGTGCCTTCGGCAGTTGCCTGGCTCGGCACCGACAATCTCGGGCGCGATGTCCTGTCCCGTGTGCTTTCAGGTGGTGTCTATCTCGCCTGGATGGCTCCGGTTTCGGCCCTGCTCAGCGTGGTGATCGGTGCCGCTGTGGCCCTGGTGACCGCCTATTATCGCGGCTGGACCGACCTTGTGCTGATGCGGTCGCTGGATGTGCTGCTGGCCTTCCCGGGCATTCTTCTGACGCTGCTGTGCGTCTCGGTGTTCGGGCCGCAGCCGATCCTGCTGGTCGGGCTGGTGGTTCTGACCCTGATGCCGGGCGTCGCCCGCGTCATCCGCGGCGCTGCCATTCCGCTTCTCGACCGGGAATATGTGCTGTGGGCCAAGGCCGTCGGCACGCCGGGCCCCGTGATCATCCTGCGCGAATTGCTGCCAAACGTTTCTTCGCCGCTGCTGGTCGAGCTGGGGCTCAGGCTGAGCTGGTCGGTTGGGATCCTGTCCTCGATGAGTTTCATCGGCTACGGTATCCAGCCGCCGGCGGCCGACTGGGGCCTGATGGTCAGTGAAAACGGTACCGGCCTCGGCACCCAGCCCTTTGCCGTGCTCGCGCCGATCCTGATGATCATCCTCTACACCATCGGGGGCGGCCTGATCGCCGAAGGAGCTGCGCGGGTGATGGCCCGTACGGAAGGCGCGTCATGA